The DNA sequence TGACAGTAAAATTTGAAATTTTTCTTATTTATTAAATGGTTATTATCTGATTTATAAACACTTCATGATTGAAACAATACATGATTGATTACCAAATTACAATCATTTATTCAAAATTTTTTTGGTATATCTTATCTTTAAGTGTTGAATTTAATGATTAAAACGAAGCTTTTATCTGAACACTTCCCGTATGTATGGTTTTTGAATCTTCACTTTTGCGACCATCATATATAATATTCAATGTAAAAACAGAGCTAAGTTCTCGTTGAAGGTATGCTTTCCATATCATATTTTTTCCACTTAGTAGCCCTTCCATCATCTGACTGGATACCAAGGAAAAATTATTTCCTTTTAATTCATTTTTTATATATGAAAAAGTGCCGGTAAGAGAGGTTCTTTTCTCATCATTCCAATGGCATTCAAATCCGGCTTGTTTCCATTCTAACCGTTCATTTCCTAATTTGTTTTTTTTATGTTGATACTTTAGTAAGGCTTTCAGGCTGATATTTTTTTGAATTTCATAGGTTAATGAAGGATGAAAAGCTGTGGTTTCAATGGTAAATCGTTTGGTAACAAAAAGTTGAGATCTACTTTTATCTGTGATAAAATTATTTTGAAGAGAAAAAATCCATAAATCCCAAGGTTTATAATTTACTAAAGTTTGAAAATTGACACTATTTCTTTTGTCTTTTCCGGTAAAAATAAATTGTGTAGAGTTATTTTCCATGAATTGAAACGCTCCCGTCCATTTGTGTACACTGATTCGATTAAATGATAGATTTGTAGTTATATTCTGTGTCTGAGACAAGAGATCTTTATTGGAAAAGGGATTAAGTTCAACGGTTTTATTTTTTTTCTTGTAAGATGAAATCGATTGAAAAGCAGATTGTAAGGTTATTCTTTTCCACCAGTCGGAATTAAGAAACCGAGAGGGATGTACATGTATGGTAAACAGTAATTTATTATTATTTGATTTTAAATAGTTTACATTGTCTGTATAAACTCGTATATATTGTGCTTGATCGCTGAATTCTGCCACTTCAAACTCATCAATTTCCTCTATTCCGTTCCCATTATAATCCGTCCATTTATATATGCCTTTTCCATCCGTCACTTTTACATATTTAAATTCTCTTTGAGCTTCCTGACCACTCGACAACTCATATTCAGAATTTAAGACTAACCCGCTTTTAAGTAACATTTTATTCCAATGAATAGATCCTAATAAGTAATTTTCATCTTTTTGATTTGTATATATAGCTTTACTGTAATGCACTTTACGATAATGGAAATCAATATTTAAATTATGATTTTGAGATTGTATCAATTGATTGTTTATGATCGTTCCATAGGAAGTGGTAAAATTTTTCAGTTTACCAATACGTACGGAATCATCTGTTCTGGCATAAATTTTTAATTCGGTAAAAAATTTTGCGCTATCTGTGAGTAAGGTTGCATATATTTCATTCCAGTTAAAACTGGATGAGGTATATTTTGAAAGTAAATTGTTTTCAACTTTATTGGTTTCTCCTTTTAAACCGATTCCTACTTTCACCTTTCCTATTTGTTGATTAACTTCCGAAATATGCTTTATAAAATTTGAGTGGATACTGTCTTGTTGTTTGGAATATAAATAACTAACATTTGTAGATATGGCTGTATTATTAGTAGCATATCCCAGGTGTATATCATTTTTGTATCCTTTATAAAAATTTTCTTCTTCTAAATAATTCAAGGTGTAATTTAACTTCCATTTTTCATATAGTATGTTTTGCCAACCCAGACTTAATTGGTTCTGATTTATGCCGTTGAATTCTTGTGAAATATTAAAATCCCTATCGAATTCAACTTGGTTAATTCTTTCTAAGATGTGAAAGTTTTTTTGAATAAAAATATGGGATAAATTAAAATTACTATTCCAATATTCTTTATCTATATTCTTATTTAAATATAATTTGCTTGCAAAACCTTTATTTTTGCCATTTCCAATAGACGAAAACGTATTTTCATCATGATCGCTTAGTGCCAAATTAACACCCAAATTACCTTTATTAAACCTATATTCTGCATGAGTTGAAACTATTTGTGTTTTTTGAGGTGGAATCAATTGAGTTACGGGTTCATATTCCCCTTGTAATATGCCGTCAATTGGAGGAATATACTCATATACACGACCATTTACAGGAAGTGATACAATTTTATAATTTCCTTTATTAGCCCCCATATAGGTAAATGAAAGTGTATATAATTCTTCTGAGCTATCGGTTGAATATTGATAAATTAATTCTTGACCCGTATTAATTTTTTTATATAAAATTTTGTTTGGATCATATTCGGTTAATACCGCATTCGGTGCATACATTCGGTCTATTTCGTTTCCTGCTTCACGTAAAACTTCTTTTTGTTTATCTGTCAGTTCCTGATTACTAGCTTTGGTATCATTTTCAGAAAATATATTGGCACTAAAAGTAAATCTTTCTGATTGATATTTTCCACCCGTATATAGTAAAAAACGTGTATAAGTGGTGGTATTATAAATATATTCTACTACTATACGACTATTGGACGAAATATAAGTTTTAGAGGTAAAAGTAAGTTCTCCCGTATTATAATTGATCGTATAATCTTGATCTTCGCCCCTTTTTAATAATGCACCGTTCATATAAACTTTTTCTGAGCCAGATAATACAATTATAAAAAGTTCTCCCTGTTTTCCTTTTAATTTATAAGGCCCTTGATTTCCTTCTATTCCGGTAAATTTCATTCGATTAAATTCTCCTCTGGAAAGTGAACCTAAAGCATATAAATCGGTAAATGAATTTGTACGTTTTATTCGTGTTCCAATTTGCATACCCGTAATCTTTCTCGAGAAATTGGCTAAGTAATCTTGGTCTTGAATCAAATCTAAATGTCCCGCTCTTAAGTAAGATTTTTTATTAGACAGCTCAATATAGATTTTATCAAATTCATCCAATCGTTGGGTATATCCGTCGGCTTGTATAGGTATATTATGATCCGATATAGCTGCTTTTATCATAACATCTTTACTTAAATGACCGGAGAGCTCTAAATCCAATGAAGACTGAACGGAAGCACTTTGATTGGTTCCAAAAGTGATTCCTCTAATTAAGGTCCCTGAACTTGTCAAATTTTGAAAAAATTCATTATTTTTCTTTACTTTTTCAGTTATTTCATATAGTTTTACAGGCTTATTAATTCTCACTATTAGTGACGTATCTTTAGAATAAATTATTTTTTCTTTTTTTTCAGGAAATAGGTAATAACAAATTTTTAATTCCTGACCAATCAATAAAGGATCAATTTTTATCGCATTTATTGGCGAATGGTATGAGTATAATTTAGGGTTTATTTCTTCATTATTTTTATTCTTTATGGAAATCGGCTCAGGTATAATCGTTAGAGAATCAAGTACTACTAAGGTGTCCTTTATTACAATTTTTTTACACTTGAAATTTGGATTTTTCCAATCAATATCCTGAGCCTGGATAAATAATCCCAAGCATATAGTAATTAGTATGAATATTGATCTACTTAGCAATTTTATAAATTAACGAATTTATACTTTTTTTTGATATACCCATTAATTGATAAAACTTTATTTTATTCAATAAATTTTACTCACTACAATTTAGTTTACTACTTTTTATAACATTATCTTAATCTTCAACTAAAAAAATCAAAATGACTTTTCAATAATTAAATTGTATTAAATAAATAACGATAAAAAATCTTAATAATCTTCCAACGGTTTAATTTTTGTAATACTATAAATAATAAATGAAATATTTATGTCAAAATTTACCGAAATAATTCAAGGAGATAAAACCGTGTTAATTGATTTTTCCGCAGAGTGGTGTCAACCCTGTAAAATGTTAGCACCAATATTGAAAGAGGTTAAAGAAAAAATTGGTGATAAAGCAACAATTATTAAAATTGATATAGATAAAAATCAAAAATTGGCAAGTGCATATCATATTCAGTCAGTACCCACCCTAATTATTTTTAAAAAAGGAGAAATAAAATGGAGAGAAAGCGGCGTAAGAGCTGCACAAGAAATTATAGATTTATTAAATCAATATTCTTAATAATTCTTAAGTATTTCGTTGATTAAATTGTATTCATACCCTTTTTGTAATAGATAATTATATATTTTTTTCTTTTTTAAATATACTTCAGATTCCCTAATAATATTCCATTTTTTTTCAGTCAACTCCATGAGAGTTGATTTGTAATCTTCCTCGTTAATTTCTTCAATCCCTTTATCTATTAAATTAGTTGGAATTCTCTTTTGCTTTAATCCTTGCTTAATTTTATTCTTCCCCCATTTTTTTTGATAAAATTTCCCTCTAGCATATGATTTAGAAAATCTTTCCTCATTCAAAAAGTTATTTTGTATCAACCATATGAGTATTTCACCCCTCTCATCCTCATTCAAAGTTCTCAATTCTTTCAATTTTTGTTCAACCTCATAATGACTGCGATCCTGATAGACGCAATAATCTGCTAATTTTTTTTTTATTTGGGACAAATCAAGCACGACATCTTATTTAAGTACTAAAATATAAAAAAGTTTCAAAATTTTTTGTATTAAGTTTATTAACCTGATTTTTTAAGTATTTTTATAACAATAATTTTTAAAGCATGAAATCATTTAAGAGCTATTTACATATATTTTTAGTTGTAACTACTTTTTCAATTTCCTATGCGCAAAATAATAATTCTTTTAAGCCTGAAGAAATTACTGAAAAGCAAATCACAACGTTAGATAAAGACCTTATTCTTGACGATTTTCAAAAATTAGAGCTTAAAGAATTCATATTAGAAAAAACTACATATCTAAAAATTGCAATGGATGCAGGCATTGATAATCAAGAGATACGTTTTTTGATAGAAAACAACAACAGGGAAATTGATTTTAAATTAAAAGAAGTGTTATCATCTGAACAGTTTGATAAATATTTAAAACTAAAACGGGAAAATGCGATTAATTCGGATCAGAAAAAAAAGAAAAAAAGAGAAACATCTAAATAAATCTTGCTATCTAATACTATTTTGAGTAAAGTTTAGCATTGATTTCTGTAGGATATTATTTTATATTTTAAAACAAAAAAAGGCGATAAAATCGCCTTTTTTTAACCTTAATTTAATTACATAAAATTTTAAATTTTTGTAATTAAGATTTTATATAGATATACTTAATTATCCAATTTTACACACAGTTTCATAAGCCACATTGCTTATGGAAAGTGATTTTGCTACTATAGGAACTAATGAAATCCAAATTCATTTTATAGGAGGTTATTAACGTTAAGTATTAGGCCATTCATTAACATGTTTACCTGTACCCATTTTAATAGTCCTTGCTGAAATAGTAAACGTTTCAGTTAGAGAATTGGCGCCGAAAGCATCAAAATTTTCTCTGTACTTAACCACATAACCATCTGTAAATGACAATTCTTTCAAAGTATCATCAGAATCTCTTTTTACAAAGATAACTTTACCATCTTTTCTCTCAAAACTATTAGTCATCCATTCGAAGATATCAGATTCTCCTGTTGATTCTACTGTTACTTCAATTCTTCCACCTCTGGTCTGAGAAGATGGACGTCCGGTTGGATCAGTTTCTTGAGCTAAGGAATAATTAACACTCAAAATGTTGTACTTTTTTCCCCCTACTTCTAATTTAGATTTAAAAGACATAATAAAAAAACTAATAATTAATAAAATATATTTATATCACAAATATAATTATATTATATAATCTTATCTCAATTCAACACGTTAATTTATTGTTAAAATACCTATTTGTTATTATTCAATTACCTATAGACTTTTAAATCTCTTGTAATAATTTGTATACGTCTGCAATAAGTTTCCACCTTTGCAAGTAAGGTGTCGATTTCTGCCTTGCTTTTCCATAAGTTTTTTTGGTCTTTTTGGGTTCGATAAGTTCTCGGCAATCAATAAAAAACTTTTATACGACAACTCTCTCCATATGCTATCTCCTCGGAAGATTTTGTTCCATTTTTATAACCATATCAATAGCTTTCTGTTGATAATAATACATATCATGGTTGGACATATCATTAGAATCAATATATTTCTTTTAATTTCCATTTGATTTACAGACTTTTGCTGATATCTAAATTCATTAATAATCGATGTATTTTCTTTTCTAAGTTCTCAATTTTCTCTGAGACAATTGACAATTAAAGAATATTGGTATATCAATAATTATTACTGTTAAAGTATATGAAGATATAAAAAGTATGAAAGAAATCCATCTATCTTTTTTAAATTAATACTTCCATATTATAAATTTTTAATTGTTTTATTTTCCTTCCTTTCCTTAAAGAATATTCCAGTATCTTTCTTTTTTCGATGTAATTGAGTTTATATAATGTGGCAAACAATTGATCTAACGTTCGCATAAAATTTTTACCTTTTTAATAGTTTATCAACTTGCAAATGATTATATCCGGCACTAACCAGATCTGTGAACAGAACTTCAAAATCGTCTTGCGAAATGGATAATCAGGCTTAATAAATTTTGGTGAGCTTAAATATTTTGATTTTAAATAAAAATTTAATATTTATAATGATCTTAATTCAATACCAATTAATTTACCTAAACTTTAAAATACTTATAAACAATCCAGATATAATATTTACAATAAAACATATTATATCATATTTATTATACAAACCAATCAATTTTCTCATATATTTAAAAATTTTAAATGCTATCTTTAAAATTAACTTTATTATATTTTATTTATAATTATAAAATACAAAAAAATGAAAAAGAAATTTCTACTATTTAGAATTTTATTTATTACTATTAATGGATTAGTATTAATTAATAGTTGTAATAACGACAATGATATCAACCCGATATCGAATAAGAAAGAAAGTATTACAACTTTCGAAAAAAAATATATAAGGTATCTTTATCCGGAATCAAATAATGATTCAATTAAATTAATTGGATTCAAAACGGTCTATTTCAACAAAGATGAAGCACAAGAAATTAAGAATGCACAAGAATTATACAAAAAAGAATTAATTGAAATTAACAAATCAATTTATTATGCTGAAGATTATTCTTTTATTCGAGTATATTTCCCCATGAGTGATGCTATAGTAAACTATAATGGAAAAACGTATGAAGCAAGTAATCGAGGAAGCTTTATTACAGATGCGTTTGTAAATTTAAAAACTACTTCTCGGATACAAGTGATTGGAAGAAAAGCATCCGAACACATTACGGGAACAGATTTTAATAATATTGAAGGAAATCAAATATTACTTGCTGAAAAATTAGAAAAAGCAATGAAAGATCATACTACTGAAAATACCTTTGTATTTAATTTAGGAGAAAGAAGCTTTAATCATCACTCCTTAGAAAATAAAACTATAACTGAACGTTCCATTTCCTGTTATCAAAATCATGGAAATTTAAATTGTAGCACGGCTTTCGGTTATAATGGAAAATGTGATAGAGAATTTACAAATTGCATGGATTATAATGGATGGCCTGCAAGATGCTTTGATAAAAGCAAAATTGGCTTTGTTGGTAGTGATTGCCAAAGAGCAATGGCTGCCGGAAAATGTTGGAATGAGATTATGAATCGTAATTAAAAACTTCTATCTATTATAAATCTATTAGTTTACTAAATGATTTTGTTTAGTTAATTTATCAAATTATCAAAAATATTACAGTATAGATAATTTTAGATAAATTATGTGATTATTATTTGTTAAATTAAGTTTTTTAAAAAAATGAATCCGATCATTTATTATTTTCTTTGTCACTTAAATTATCATAGTTAATATTTTCTAACATATTATTTCCAGATTTTATTTTTTTCATTTTTTTATATATTTTCATTCATATATTTAATTCAATAAAAAATCCTTTTAATTATTTGAGTTTTTAATTTCTATAATTCGTTAATTTAGCTAGATTTTTGATATGTCTTAATGAATTTTCTTAAAAACACTATCTTTAGACGCAATAATAATCCTCCCAATTATCAAAATTCCTTATTATCAAACAAAAATTTAGTACATAATAAATAACATTAAGAATCTATTATAACTTTCATATAAAATCATATAATACGTAAATTCATCTAAAACAGCCTTAAGGGTGGTTTAATTTATATAGCTAATTAAAACCAAATCCCCTTTATTAAACATCCTATTTTATTTTATCTTTGTATAGTATTTCTAATGTAAGTTTTTTAATAATTTAAAATTTTTATTTCAAAAAATGTCCAAAAATAGCATAATAAAATGTCTTCAAATAAATTAAAACTTTTAAAATGAAACAATTCCTTTTATTATTACATGAAAACAATGAAAAACTAAGAGAATTATCAGAACAAGAAATGCAGGCATTAGCTGATGCTCATATGAAATGGGCTTCAAAATTAGCAAAAACAGGAAATTTAATTTCAGGGGATGGATTACATGAAAAAGGTGTACTTATTACGGGTAAAGACTGTGTTATTAAAGACGGGCCATACTTGGAATCCAAAGAAATAATTGGAGGCTATTATTTATTACAAAGCGAAAATCTAGAAACTATTATCGAGTTAGCTAAAGAGTGCCCGACACATTATTATGGGGGAACGACAGAAATCCGTCCGATCTTGAATATGGAAGATTATGATTCCTAATTTACCTTTTGAAGATAAAATAAATTACAGAACGTTATACGGAAAGCTTTTTTCTGTATTAGTGATTCGATTTGGTGCTACCCATGTTTCTGAAATTGAAGATGCTATTCAAAATTCTTTTTTGAAGTATCTGAAAATCCGGGAACAAAATAATATACCAAAAAATATAGAAAATTGGCTATTCATGGTAGCTCGTAATGATTTACTAAATATAATAAAACGCAAACAAAAAGAAGATTATAATTTTTCAATAGAACTTACAGAAGATGAAAAAGTAGAACCATATGAAACCGATCTTCGTTTACAAACGATATTATTTATCTCTTCGTTAAACAG is a window from the Apibacter sp. B3706 genome containing:
- the trxA gene encoding thioredoxin — protein: MSKFTEIIQGDKTVLIDFSAEWCQPCKMLAPILKEVKEKIGDKATIIKIDIDKNQKLASAYHIQSVPTLIIFKKGEIKWRESGVRAAQEIIDLLNQYS
- a CDS encoding regulatory protein RecX, whose translation is MLDLSQIKKKLADYCVYQDRSHYEVEQKLKELRTLNEDERGEILIWLIQNNFLNEERFSKSYARGKFYQKKWGKNKIKQGLKQKRIPTNLIDKGIEEINEEDYKSTLMELTEKKWNIIRESEVYLKKKKIYNYLLQKGYEYNLINEILKNY
- the tssD gene encoding type VI secretion system tube protein TssD, giving the protein MSFKSKLEVGGKKYNILSVNYSLAQETDPTGRPSSQTRGGRIEVTVESTGESDIFEWMTNSFERKDGKVIFVKRDSDDTLKELSFTDGYVVKYRENFDAFGANSLTETFTISARTIKMGTGKHVNEWPNT
- a CDS encoding YciI family protein; this translates as MKQFLLLLHENNEKLRELSEQEMQALADAHMKWASKLAKTGNLISGDGLHEKGVLITGKDCVIKDGPYLESKEIIGGYYLLQSENLETIIELAKECPTHYYGGTTEIRPILNMEDYDS